One stretch of Bombus pascuorum chromosome 14, iyBomPasc1.1, whole genome shotgun sequence DNA includes these proteins:
- the LOC132914046 gene encoding protein phtf, whose amino-acid sequence MKLNELVYWYQKKIGTYDKQQWEKTVEQHILEGFTHVPMRTAKLKTELIDVDLVRGSSFPKAKPKHGLSTVACLALQRLLLLPLYRKWWIQQTSLTIFTLFLLLYSLQLVNMGIYFCQMAKDNESDIISTSEVLIPAIMMLTLCVVHSHIVSTHSGPTIGDGQNKQKIVRRLRHTRCRMGKSRTRQNLRLHKDSKSSQDTASEKASTVSDEVLTSVRFAKKVVIENSLTVSRSQEFLTAQASCDNEPMNAAVNHPLPINEASASHTQSNEVPDPNIKNIHQDDDGFESLNGNVSSDNDKSAARVPEKFKHKRELLKNNEERILWLEDSTSQQVLQSKFSAPELLKSQENSSNSEAETSNKMDKDQCLMGIGSREGRQQCESEEEGECEETVTNHLTEATTSATEWMGVTTNSDECSYSSELEESDLHNETNKNYGEFVEHPFSWEFELPPSIMLISNCASYDRVSCTIWTRRDIKKAELSVLDISSAIIARVESMPENINYFYGGLMLSVVLALIPSIKRLSDHVGMDNSSNVTSSLIPNDLTYVNLETYSDILAKVIDLTFGTTLWERIVVLISAFERLILSSLLFFLLAVAERTYKQRLLYAKLFSHLTSSRRARKSDLPHFRLNKVRNIKLWLSVRSYLKRRGPQRSVDVIVSAVFIVTLLLLSFVSLELIKDLESLHSRYNVEALFWSFSLGIFILRFMTLGTKINKKYRNLSVLITEQINLYLQIEQKPHKKEELMVANNVLKLAADLIKELESPFKISGLSANPYLYTITKVVLLSALSGVLSELLGFKLKLHKIKIK is encoded by the exons atgaaattaaacgagCTTGTTTATTG GTATCAGAAGAAAATTGGTACTTATGATAAGCAACAATGGGAAAAAACCGTGGAACAACATATTCTTGAAGGATTTACACATGTTCCAATGAGAActgcaaaattaaaaacggAACTTATTGATGTAGATCTTGTAAGAG GTTCTTCTTTCCCAAAAGCCAAGCCAAAGCATGGATTGTCAACTGTAGCTTGCTTGGCACTTCAGCGTTTATTGCTTCTTCCATTATATAGAAAATGGTGGATACAGCAAACTAGTTTgacaatttttactttatttttattattgtatagtTTGCAACTGGTCAATATGggtatatatttttgtcaaatggcaaaggacaatgaaAGTGAT ATTATATCAACTTCAGAGGTATTAATACCTGCTATTATGATGTTGACATTATGTGTTGTTCATTCCCATATTGTATCAACTCATTCAGGACCAACAATAGGTGATGGACAAAATAAGCAAAAAATAGTTAGACGTTTAAGACACACTAGATGTCGAATGGGTAAATCCAGGACAAGACAAAACCTGC GTTTGCATAAAGATTCTAAATCATCTCAAGATACAGCATCTGAAAAAGCTAGCACAGTAAGTGATGAAGTATTAACATCTGTGCGATTTGCTAAAAAGgttgtaattgaaaattctttgaCTGTTAGTCGGTCACag GAATTTCTGACAGCTCAAGCATCTTGTGATAATGAGCCAATGAATGCGGCTGTGAACCATCCCTTACCCATAAATGAGGCTTCAGCTAGTCATACTCAATCAA ATGAAGTTCCAGatccaaatataaaaaatatacatcagGATGATGATGGATTTGAAAGCTTAAATGGAAATGTGTCCAGTGATAATGATAAAAGTGCTGCACGAGTACCAGAGAAATTTAAACATAAACGggaattacttaaaaataatgaGGAACGCATTCTTTGGTTAGAAGATTCTACTAGTCAACAAGTTTTGCAATCAAAATTTTCAG CACCTGAATTATTAAAGTCACAGGAAAATTCCTCAAATAGCGAAGCAGAAACTTCTAACAAGATG GATAAAGATCAATGTCTAATGGGAATAGGATCAAGGGAAGGACGACAACAATGTGAAagtgaagaagaaggagaatgTGAAGAAACAGTTACAAATCATTTAACAGAAGCTACAACATCTGCTACAGAATGGATGGGAGTAACAACAAATAGTGATGAATGTAGCTATAG TTCAGAACTTGAAGAATCTGATCTCCATAATGaaactaacaaaaattatggGGAATTTGTTGAGCATCCTTTTTCTTGGGAATTTGAATTACCACCCTCCATAATGCTTATTTCTAATTGTGCTTCATACGATCGTG TTTCCTGTACTATATGGACACGACGTGATATAAAAAAGGCTGAATTATCGGTGTTGGATATCAGCTCAGCTATTATTGCTAGAGTAGAATCAATGCCtgagaatataaattacttttatggAGGTTTAATGCTTAGTGTGGTATTAGCTTTAATACCATCTATTAAACGATTGAGTGATCATGTTGGGATGGACAACAGTAGCAATGTAACGAGTTCCTTAATACCAAATGACTTGACTTATGTCAATTTAGAAACATATAGTGATATTTTAGCTAAAGTTATAGATTTGACTTTTGGAACAACTCTCTG gGAACGTATAGTAGTGCTTATATCAGCATTTGAAAGACTTATATTATCctctttattattctttttattagcGGTTGCAGAACGTACTTATAAACAAAGACTTTtatatgcaaaattattttcacatttaACATCGTCAAGACGTGCCAGAAAATCTGATTTACCAcattttcgattaaataaagtacgcaatataaaattgtggTTAAGTGTCAGATCTTATTtgaag AGAAGAGGACCGCAACGTTCTGTAGATGTAATAGTATCAGCAGTATTCATTGttactttattattgttatcattTGTGAGCTTGGAGTTAATCaag GACCTTGAGAGTTTACATTCCCGATATAACGTTGAAGCATTGTTTTGGAGTTTTTCtcttggaatatttatattacgttttatgaCATTGGGtacgaaaattaataaaaaatacagaaatctTTCTGTGTTAATAACTGAACag atcaatttatatttacaaatagaGCAAAAGCcacataaaaaagaagaacttATGGTAGCAAATAATGTACTCAAATTAGCAGCAGATTTGATAAAG
- the LOC132914048 gene encoding ER degradation-enhancing alpha-mannosidase-like protein 2, whose translation MHLLDAWLCFGFLSLVNGLREYEKKDLITLREEVRSMFDHAYSSYLTYAYPYDELRSLSCDGFDTWGSFSLTLIDALDTLAVMGNFSEFRRVAEIISARADFEANINVSVFETNIRVVGGLLSAHLLSRKAGINLEPGWPCNGPLLRLAEDMAKRLIAAFDTPTGMPYGTVNLKYGVPEGETSITCTAGIGTFLLEFGTLSRLTGDPLYEEVAMNAIKALHYYKSNIGLVGNHIDVLTGHWTAQDSGIGAGVDSYFEYLAKGTLLFQDPLLATIFHEHKAAIEKYIRREDWHLWVSMTKGQVTLPVFQSLDAYWPGVLSLFGEIGDAMKSLHNYHRVWKQFGFTPEFYNIPQAEAGTNREGYPLRPELIESVMYLYRATGDPYLIQVGIDILRSLQHSAKTTCGYATINDVRDHRKADRMESFFLAETTKYLYLLFDPDNFIHNSGQKGEIIETQWGQCIVDAGGYIFNTEAHPIDPGALYCCHRSQNLFSDQRATLWKFIPVNDVKEKENIEHALYAKDVKDTNDDKPIEIVKLSEMRHTSVNTVENNNNKNLVNPLPLINDKVDEATAIEEESKINTNNPEALSKSLCQEEPESLKVQVAAPPSGIYKADDSENIDTYETYTTSDGHYPTSAMKNNTESFIKQNSIKSRFEPQILLENIRKKNLYPTNNSAKINYQLLSCQSQSFLQRISIIGEFF comes from the coding sequence ATGCATCTTCTTGATGCATGGTTATGTTTTGGTTTTTTATCTTTGGTAAATGGGCTACGTGAATACGAGAAAAAAGATTTGATTACTCTAAGGGAAGAAGTACGATCTATGTTTGATCATGCTTATTCAAGCTATTTAACATATGCTTATCCCTATGACGAACTACGATCATTGAGTTGTGATGGATTTGATACATGGGGCAGTTTTTCATTAACACTTATCGATGCTTTGGATACCCTCGCTGTAATGGgtaatttttctgaatttcGACGTGTAGCAGAAATTATAAGTGCTAGAGCAGATTTTGAGGCTAATATCAATGTATCTGTATTTGAAACTAATATAAGAGTAGTGGGGGGATTACTTAGTGCTCATCTTTTATCACGTAAAGCAGGCATTAATTTAGAGCCAGGATGGCCTTGTAATGGTCCATTATTACGCCTTGCAGAAGATATGGCAAAACGTTTAATTGCTGCTTTTGACACTCCAACAGGAATGCCATACGGCACtgttaatttgaaatatgGCGTACCTGAAGGTGAAACAAGTATCACATGTACTGCTGGAATCGGAACATTTCTATTAGAATTTGGAACTTTGTCTAGATTAACTGGAGATCCATTGTATGAAGAAGTAGCTATGAATGCTATTAAagcattacattattataaatcaaatattggatTAGTGGGTAATCATATAGACGTACTAACAGGTCATTGGACAGCTCAGGATTCTGGAATTGGTGCAGGTGTTGACTcctattttgaatatttagcAAAAGGCACTTTATTGTTTCAAGATCCACTACTAGCAACAATTTTTCATGAGCACAAAGCTGCTATTGAGAAATATATTCGACGAGAGGATTGGCATTTATGGGTTTCTATGACAAAAGGTCAAGTAACTTTGCCAGTGTTTCAGTCTTTGGATGCCTACTGGCCCGGAGTACTGAGTTTATTTGGCGAAATTGGAGATGCAATGAAGTCATTGCACAATTATCATCGAGTTTGGAAACAATTTGGATTCACACcagaattttataacataCCACAAGCAGAAGCAGGTACTAACAGGGAAGGTTACCCGTTAAGACCAGAACTCATAGAATCAGTTATGTACTTATATAGAGCTACAGGAGATCCTTATCTCATACAGGTAGGAATAGATATATTAAGAAGTTTGCAGCATAGTGCTAAAACTACGTGTGGCTATGCAACTATCAATGACGTTAGGGACCACCGAAAGGCTGATAGAATGGAGTCCTTTTTCTTGGCAGAAACAACTAAATATCTTTATCTCCTTTTTGATcctgataattttattcataattcTGGTCAGAAAGGAGAAATTATAGAAACACAATGGGGTCAATGTATTGTAGATGCAGgaggatatatttttaatacagaagcACATCCCATAGATCCTGGAGCATTGTACTGTTGTCATAGAAGTcagaatttattttcagaCCAAAGAGCGACGTTATGGAAATTCATTCCTGTAAATGAtgtgaaagaaaaggaaaatatagaGCATGCCTTGTATGCAAAAGATGTAAAAGATACAAACGATGATAAACCaattgaaattgtaaaattatctgAAATGAGGCACACTTCTGTAAATACTGtagagaataataataacaaaaatttagtCAATCCTTTGCCACTTATAAATGACAAAGTAGATGAAGCGACAGcaatagaagaagaaagtaaaataaacacaaacaATCCTGAAGCTTTGTCCAAAAGTCTTTGTCAGGAAGAACCTGAATCTTTGAAAGTACAAGTTGCTGCACCTCCTTCAGGAATTTATAAAGCTGATGACAGTGAGAATATTGATACTTATGAAACCTATACTACTTCTGATGGGCATTATCCTACTTCTGCTATGAAAAATAACACAGAATcgtttattaaacaaaacagtATAAAATCGAGATTTGAACCACAAATATTGCTTGAGAACAttcgaaaaaagaatttatatccAACAAATAATtctgcaaaaataaattatcagcTTTTATCTTGCCAATCTCAATCATTCCTGCAACGTATATCAATTATAggagaatttttttaa
- the LOC132914050 gene encoding vesicular inhibitory amino acid transporter gives MANFRGFYIPSFGATINVAWETLKAKWPENSPCMELIRGPGPGQRQTPGQSGHAQFKSLDEGHDNTEMITMNGDQAYREQNNVGIAEDSFSYQRNGDKIRTGSVSSGEFSEYDEGGGEFGGSGVKINEWQAAWNVTNAIQGMFIVSLPFAVLRGGYWAIAAMIGIAHICCYTGKILVECLYELDTTTGQRVRVRDSYVAIAKECFGPTWGARAVNIAQIIELLMTCILYVVVCGDLMIGTFPEGAIDTRSWMMLIGIFLLPLGFLKSLQHVSVLSFWCTMSHLFINAIIVGYCLLEIGDWGWSKVKWMPDLKNFPISLGVIVFSYTSQIFLPTLEGNLIDRSKFDWMLNWSHIAAAAFKSLFGWICFLTFQNDTQQVITNNLHSPSFKGLVNFCLVIKAALSYPLPYYAACELLERAFFRGRPKTIFPTIWTVDRELKVWGLAWRVGVIVFTILMAIFIPHFSILMGFIGSFTGTMLSFIWPCYFHLKLKRNSMEWSAVAYDCFVIFLGVLFGVIGVYDSGSALINAFEIGLPF, from the exons ATGGCAAATTTTCGCGGATTCTACATACCATCCTTTGGGGCAACGATAAACGTTGCTTGGGAAACATTGAAAGCTAAATGGCCAGAGAATAGTCCGTGTATGGAACTTATTCGCGGTCCAGGTCCAGGTCAACGACAAACTCCAGGACAAAGTGGACATGCACAGTTCAAATCGTTGGACGAAGGTCATGATAACACGGAAATGATAACTATGAATGGAGATCAAGCATATCGGGAGCAGAATAATGTAGGCATCGCTGAGGACTCTTTCAGCTATCAACGAAACGG GGACAAAATTAGGACAGGAAGTGTCAGTAGCGGTGAATTTAGCGAATACGACGAAGGTGGTGGCGAATTTGGTGGCTCAGGagtaaaaattaacgaatgGCAAGCAGCATGGAACGTTACAAATGCTATACAG gGTATGTTCATCGTATCGTTGCCGTTCGCCGTATTACGAGGTGGTTATTGGGCCATTGCTGCGATGATCGGTATAGCTCATATCTGTTGTTATACTGGCAAGATACTCGTTGAATGTTTATATGAATTGGATACCACGACTGGCCAACGCGTACGCGTACGGGATTCATATGTAGCCATTGCGAAAGAATGTTTCGGACCAACGTGGGGTGCTAGAGCGGTGAATATCGCTCAGATCATCGAATTACTTATGACTTGTATTTTATACGTGGTCGTCTGTGGTGATCTGATGATAGGCACGTTCCCCGAAGGCGCAATCGATACTAGGAGTTGGATGATGTTGATCGGGATATTTTTACTACCTCTCGGTTTTCTCAAATCCCTACAGCATGTCTCAGTCCTTAGTTTTTGGTGCACGATGTCTCACTTGTTCATAAACGCCATTATTGTCGGCTACTGTCTTTTGGAAATCGGTGATTGGGGTTGGTCCAAAGTAAAGTGGATGCCCGATCTAAAGAATTTTCCAATCTCTCTTGGTGTGATCGTATTCAGCTATACTTCGCAGATATTTTTACCTACGTTGGAGGGCAATCTGATCGATCGATCCAAGTTCGATTGGATGCTAAACTGGAGCCACATCGCGGCCGCCGCGTTCAAATCGCTCTTTGGTTGGATCTGTTTTCTAACTTTCCAGAATGACACACAGCAGGTGATCACGAATAATTTACACTCGCCCAGTTTTAAGGGTCTGGTAAATTTTTGCCTGGTTATAAAAGCCGCACTCTCCTATCCTTTGCCGTATTACGCTGCCTGCGAACTTCTCGAGAGAGCGTTCTTTAGAGGCAGACCCAAAACCATCTTCCCAACCATATGGACCGTGGATCGCGAGTTGAAAGTCTGGGGTCTGGCGTGGCGAGTTGGTGTGATCGTTTTCACCATTCTTATGGCGATCTTCATTCCGCACTTCAGTATTCTTATGGGTTTCATAGGCTCCTTTACCGGAACAATGTTATCATTTATATGGCCgtgttattttcatttaaagctAAAGAGAAACTCCATGGAATGGAGCGCAGTCGCGTACGATTGTTTCGTAATCTTTCTCGGTGTACTCTTCGGTGTAATCGGAGTATACGATTCAGGCTCTGCCTTGATTAATGCCTTTGAAATCGGTCTGCCGTTTTGA
- the LOC132914116 gene encoding ubiquitin carboxyl-terminal hydrolase 20: MPLISRNCPHIANRGDLAFIEIVVSQKEKFKKCSECDTDGPNLWLCLFPDCRWVGCPETHLDHSIVHNQKFPNHCAHMNLSTNRIWCYSCKREVITRHVPSPPVSPTQVDIKPQSNKFAGDAPINIDCKTDDLNRLILDKFYGELINRVNYEKDGLFNEKSGDSPYSTDSDESKDFSGKPRGLVGLQNIGNTCYMNAALQALSNVPPLTQFFLDCGHMVSYMSKDRKPGLSLSYLNLIRDMWNKKTRGYVVPHGILSGIRTVHPMFRGYHQHDTQEFLRCFMDQLHEELKEHIEDDRDNVLRLKGLGEQSSDEDETEIDGNGSSQSDAEYETCDSGVSEQSSLSDEGERGTKRRYSRVSQSEKLRSKFTNRNIKKSTVESQPFSQQQRSTQNSPVKYRTKKQMKTRSIISDIFDGKLLSSVQCLTCDRISTRVETFQDLSLPIPSRDHIDMLHQGPLTPQKAGPCSDVVYVTNQSGWLSWFLQWMRSWFWGPVVSLHDCLSAFFSADELKGDNMYSCEKCNKLRNGIKFSKVLELPEILCVHLKRFRHELMFSSKIANYVSFPLEGLDMRPYLHKECVSKVTMYDLISVICHHGTAGGGHYTCYALNPIVNKWFEFDDQCVTEVSPETVKHCEAYVLFYKKWSPEMLQLRDKTMELMEISSRELSDLNFFVSRQWINRFNTFSEPGPIDNSDFLCPHGGVNPVRAQFVDKLSMPIPQAVWEYLYNTFGGGPACTHLYECPSCEEKYESLQKRRQYEMEVFQQLNHNTDNPTAIYGLAMAWLRQWQSFVRGKETQPPGPIDNNSIIINKNGQNILKVGSDYGQIPEELWQFFLTTYGGGPELMLHSCQRPVSAQSNISLHSTSNSNLDQNFKSSRTEVKSNKLCMTRSSETISQPDSAIESLTSDSDSHQTQRDVNE; encoded by the exons ATGCCTCTGATTTCGAGGAATTGTCCTCATATCGCCAATCGTGGTGATCTTGCGTTTATTGAGATTGTAGTATCGCAAAaggaaaagtttaaaaaatgtagtgAATGTGATACGGATGGACCTAACTTATGGTTGTGCTTATTCCCTGATTGTCGTTGGGTCGGGTGTCCAGAAACACATTTGGATCATAGCATTGTACACAACCAAAAATTTCCTAATCATTGTGCTCATATGAATCTTTCCACAAATCGTATATGGTGTTACTCTTGTAAAAGAGAAGTTATAACTAGGCATGTACCATCACCACCAGTGTCACCTACTCAAGTAGATATAAAACCACAAAGTAACAAGTTTGCTGGTGATGCACCTATTAATATAGATTGTAAAACAGATGATCTTAATCGGCTTATATTGGATAA GTTTTATGGTGAGCTTATAAATAGAGTGAATTATGAGAAAGATggattatttaatgaaaaatctgGTGATTCACCATATAGTACAGACTCAGATGAAAGCAAAGATTTTTCCGGAAAACCAAGAGGTCTTGTTGGTCTTCAAAACATCGGTAATACATGTTATATGAATGCAGCACTTCAAGCTTTATCAAATGTACCTCCTTTGACACAGTTCTTTTTGGATTGTGGTCATATGGTTAGCTATATGTCCAAAGATAGAAAACCTGGTTTAAGCTTAAGCTATTTAAACCTTATTCGAGACATGTGGAATAAGAAAACCAGAGGATATGTTGTACCACATGGAATATTATCTGGTATTCGAACAGTCCATCCAATGTTTAGAGGATATCATCAACATGATACTCAAGAATTTTTGAGATGTTTTATGGATCAGTTACatgaagaattaaaagaacatATTGAAGATGATCGCGACAATGTGTTGAGATTAAAGGGACTAGGAGAACAGTCTTCAGATGAAGATGAAACTGAAATTGATGGTAATGGTTCTAGCCAATCAGATGCTGAATATGAAACTTGTGATTCTGGAGTAAGTGAACAAAGTTCTCTTAGTGATGAAGGTGAACGTGGTacaaaaagaagatattcTAGAGTATCTCAATCAGAAAAACTAAGAAGTAAATTCACaaatagaaatatcaaaaagtCAACTGTAGAAAGTCAACCATTTTCTCAGCAACAAAGATCAACACAAAATTCACCTGTGAAATACAGGACtaagaaacaaatgaaaacaCGAAGTATCATTAGTGATATATTTGATGGAAAACTTTTAAGTAGCGTACAATGTTTAACTTGTGATAGAATTTCAACAAGAGTAGAAACTTTTCAAGATTTGTCATTACCCATTCCAAGTAGAGATCATATTGATATGTTACATCAAGGACCTTTAACTCCGCAGAAGGCAGGACCATGTTCAGATGTTGTGTATGTAACTAATCAGTCTGGTTGGCTATCATGGTTCTTACAATGGATGCGTTCTTGGTTTTGGGGGCCAGTTGTTAGTCTTCATGACTGTCTTTCTGCATTTTTTAGTGCAGATGAACTTAAAGGAGATAATATGTACAGTTGTGAAAAGTGTAACAAACTGCgaaatggaattaaattttccaaagtttTAGAACTACCTGAGATACTATGTGTCCATTTAAAAAGGTTTCGTCATGAATTAATGTTTAGTTCAAAAATAGCAAATTATGTTTCATTTCCATTAGAAGGATTAGATATGCGACCATATTTGCATAAAGAGTGTGTATCCAAAGTAACCATGTATGATTTAATATCAGTTATTTGTCATCATGGTACAGCTGGTGGTGGTCATTATACTTGTTATGCATTAAATCCTATTGTGAATAAATGGTTTGAATTTGATGATCAATGTGTCACAGAAGTTTCACCAGAAACTGTAAAGCATTGTGAGGCTTATgtgttattttataagaaGTGGTCACCAGAAATGTTGCAGTTACGTGACAAAACAATGGAATTAATGGAAATTTCTTCCAGAGAATTGTCTGATCTGAACTTCTTTGTATCGCGGCAATGGATAAATcgttttaatacattttcgGAACCAGGACCTATAGATAATTCTGATTTCCTTTGTCCACACGGTGGTGTCAATCCTGTTAGAGCACAATTTGTAGATAAACTTAGCATGCCTATTCCACAAGCAGTTtgggaatatttatataatac ATTTGGAGGGGGTCCAGCGTGTACACATTTATACGAATGTCCAAGTtgtgaagaaaaatatgaatcatTACAAAAAAGGAGACAATATGAGATGGAAGTATTTCAACAGCTAAATCATAACACTGACAATCCTACTGCCATATATGGATTGGCTATGGCTTGGTTACGTCAATGGCAAAGTTTTGTACGGGGTAAAGAGACTCAACCACCAGGACcaattgataataattctatcataataaataagaatggTCAGAATATCCTCAAAGTTG GTTCAGATTATGGACAAATACCAGAAGAACTCTGGCAATTCTTCTTAACTACATATGGTGGAGGACCAGAATTAATGTTGCATTCATGTCAAAGACCAGTTTCTGCTCAGTCTAATATATCATTACATTCCACTTCAAATTCAAATCTAGATCAGAATTTTAAATCCAGTCGTACAGAAGTTAAATCTAATAAACTCTGTATGACTAGGAGTTCTGAAACAATTTCACAACCAGATAGTGCTATTGAAAGCTTAACTTCGGATAGTGACTCACATCAAACACAAAGGGATGTCAATGAGTAA
- the LOC132914117 gene encoding eukaryotic translation initiation factor 2 subunit 1: MVLSCRFYKEKYPEVEDVVMVNVRSIAEMGAYVHLLEYNNIEGMILLSELSRRRIRSINKLIRVGKTEPVVVIRVDKEKGYIDLSKRRVSAEDVEKCTERYAKAKAVNSILRHVAELLHYDSDDQLEELYQKTAWHFEEKYKKQKASAYDFFKQSVLDPSILAECGLDEYTKDVLLNNIKRKLTSQAVKIRADVEVACYGYEGIDAVKAALKAGLALSTDELPIKINLIAPPLYVITTSTPEKQDGLKALNDAIDAIQNKITSLGGVFNVQMAPKVVTATDEAELARQMERAELENAEVAGDDDEEEVEGMDGFSGGEGAEEDKKPENDSQEEE, from the exons ATGGTGTTGTCGTGTcgattttacaaagaaaaatatcctGAAGTGGAAGATGTAGTTATGGTGAATGTACGTAGCATAGCTGAAATGGGAGCATATGTacatttattagaatataataatattgaggGTATGATCCTCCTTTCTGAATTGTCTAGAAGACGTATTAGATctattaataaacttattaGAGTAGGAAAAACTGAACCAGTTGTTGTTATTAGGGTTGACAAAGAGAAAG GTTATATTGATCTTAGTAAACGTCGTGTATCAGCTGAAGATGTAGAAAAATGCACAGAGAGATATGCAAAAGCAAAGGCTGTAAACTCAATATTAAGACATGTTGcagaattattacattatgataGTGATGATCAACTAGAGGAATTATATCAAAAAACTGCATGgcattttgaagaaaaatataagaaacaaaaagctTCTGCATATGATTTCTTTAAGCAATCAGTTTT GGATCCATCTATTTTAGCAGAGTGTGGGCTTGATGAATATACAAAagatgtattattaaataatattaaacgaaaattaacTTCTCAAGCAGTAAAAATTAGAGCAGATGTAGAAGTAGCTTGTTATGGTTATGAAGGAATTGATGCAGTGAAAGCTGCTTTAAAAGCTGGTTTGGCTCTTTCCACTGATGAACttccaattaaaattaacttaatTGCACCACCACTGTATG ttATAACAACATCTACACCAGAAAAACAAGATGGTTTAAAGGCATTAAATGATGCCATTGAcgctatacaaaataaaataacatcaTTGGGAGGTGTATTTAATGTTCAAATGGCT ccAAAAGTTGTTACTGCAACTGATGAAGCAGAATTAGCAAGACAAATGGAACGAGCTGAACTCGAAAATGCTGAAGTTGCtggtgatgatgatgaagaAGAAGTGGAAGGAATGGATGGATTTAGTGGTGGTGAAGGCGCAGAGGAAGATAAAAAACCCGAAAACGATTCtcaagaagaagaataa
- the LOC132914119 gene encoding small ribosomal subunit protein uS10 produces the protein MASAKVDNPEKPGQEVTPIHRIRITLTSRNVRSLEKVCSELINGANKQKLKVKGPVRMPTKILRITTRKTPCGEGSKTWDRFQMRIHKRVIDLYSPSEIVKQITSISIEPGVEVEVTIANE, from the exons ATG gcAAGTGCAAAAGTTGACAACCCTGAAAAACCAGGACAAGAAGTAACCCCTATTCACAGAATTAGGATTACACTAACTTCACGAAATGTACGCTCTCTCGAAAAAG TTTGCTCGGAATTGATAAATGGAGCAAATAAACAAAAACTTAAGGTGAAGGGCCCAGTTCGTATGCCCACAAAAATCTTAAGGATAACCACGCGTAAAACACCGTGTGGTGAAGGATCAAAAACGTGGGATCGTTTCCAGATGCGCATTCACAAGAGAGTTATTGATTTGTATTCACCATCAGAAATTGTAAAGCAAATTACAAGCATTTCCATAGAACCTGGTGTTGAAGTGGAAGTCACGATTGCAAatgaataa